Proteins found in one Vallitalea guaymasensis genomic segment:
- a CDS encoding response regulator transcription factor — protein MYRLLIVDDEIDVAEYFRRIFEVKANLPLEVYTSYNATQALECLNRTRIDIILSDIKMPKINGLQMYEEIKKRWPKCKVIFLSGVLEFDYVYESIQNRDVRYLTKLEPTSKIISTVREVIEEIEQNYKEIDEMKKVQKQIREALPLLQNNYIESLLYGICDSYSEVEKRFKELEIPIEVNKTIIMVGGIFDDLPTDISLSQLDKNIYSLKTISDKYFSKYYNNVHYISEQKYSIWLLQQKDISLPIKNQQVKLNGLLEYIQGTIRKNLNITITFVYETSQIALNDIPRCYSNIKRRLGYRSRKLNESIITLAEYDKKESTSSYNENIEKCSKELNRINELEGYLELGQQDNFFLLLAKMTDRVVYIDDFYNTNALEIYYRISCVLLKYINEWKMNDDLESLINLSKLTNVHEHDSWHEAIEYLKNLSQLIFDSHFKNEYIWSDNAIAIVQKYILENLNKDLSLIILAEQVNLNPSYLSRLFKSHTQNNLYDYILDMRMLKAKDMLLKTGEKIQDIAIAVGYESAPSFTRVFRKYTGKTPTVYRG, from the coding sequence TACTTATAGTAGATGATGAGATAGATGTAGCTGAATATTTTCGTAGAATTTTTGAAGTTAAAGCTAATCTGCCCTTAGAGGTTTATACTTCCTATAATGCAACTCAAGCCTTAGAATGTTTAAACAGAACAAGAATTGATATTATTCTATCAGATATAAAGATGCCTAAGATTAATGGATTACAAATGTATGAAGAAATAAAAAAACGCTGGCCAAAATGTAAAGTGATCTTTTTAAGTGGAGTATTAGAATTTGATTACGTATATGAATCAATTCAAAACAGAGATGTTCGATATCTGACAAAACTAGAACCAACATCGAAAATAATATCCACAGTAAGAGAAGTCATTGAAGAAATAGAACAAAATTATAAAGAAATTGATGAGATGAAAAAAGTACAAAAACAGATAAGAGAGGCTTTGCCATTATTGCAGAACAACTATATAGAAAGTTTGCTATATGGAATATGTGATTCATATAGTGAGGTTGAAAAAAGGTTTAAGGAGTTAGAGATACCTATTGAGGTTAATAAAACTATAATTATGGTAGGTGGGATATTTGATGATTTGCCTACAGATATTAGTTTATCTCAGCTGGATAAGAATATATATTCTTTGAAAACAATAAGTGATAAATATTTTAGTAAATACTATAATAACGTACATTACATATCCGAGCAAAAATACTCCATATGGCTGCTTCAACAGAAAGATATCAGTTTACCTATAAAAAATCAGCAAGTCAAGTTAAATGGGCTATTAGAATATATTCAAGGTACTATAAGAAAAAATCTCAATATTACTATTACATTTGTTTATGAAACATCTCAGATAGCTCTAAATGATATACCAAGATGTTATAGTAATATAAAAAGAAGGTTGGGTTATAGGTCAAGAAAACTCAATGAGAGCATAATCACATTAGCAGAGTATGATAAAAAAGAATCCACTAGTTCTTATAATGAAAATATTGAAAAATGCTCCAAAGAACTTAATCGAATCAATGAACTTGAAGGATATCTTGAGCTAGGACAACAGGATAATTTCTTTTTACTATTAGCTAAAATGACAGATAGGGTAGTCTATATTGATGACTTTTATAACACTAATGCATTGGAAATTTATTATAGAATATCCTGTGTTCTTCTAAAATATATTAATGAATGGAAAATGAACGATGATCTGGAATCTTTGATTAATCTTAGTAAGTTAACCAATGTACATGAACATGATTCTTGGCATGAAGCAATTGAATACTTAAAAAATCTATCTCAATTAATATTTGATTCTCATTTCAAAAATGAATATATTTGGTCAGATAATGCAATAGCAATAGTACAAAAATATATATTGGAAAATTTGAATAAAGACCTTTCTCTAATTATTCTTGCAGAGCAGGTAAATCTTAATCCTTCTTATTTATCAAGGTTATTTAAAAGTCATACACAGAATAATCTATATGATTATATATTAGATATGCGAATGTTAAAAGCTAAAGACATGTTATTGAAAACAGGTGAAAAAATACAAGATATAGCTATAGCAGTTGGATATGAATCAGCACCATCCTTTACACGAGTTTTCAGAAAATATACAGGAAAAACACCTACAGTCTATAGGGGATAA
- a CDS encoding extracellular solute-binding protein — MGRKFFTKMISLVLITCMMVTLFAGCKKEEGKETVKEDTDNKKVTEEIDPFGKYEEPVTITAAIRTAGTNQIPFEGSMWDKKFKEYGINVEIAWSADASQFDNRLNTSIASGDIPDILPGISAQPMSTLVRGDMVYDVSKVFDYLSTTNKKWLTTGAGADALDSVTIDGKVCIIPTNVTDLINNCFPLFVRKDWLDNLGLEIPKTIDDFKNVALEFTKNDPDKNNKNDTYGLTIMGQTNLIMDWGGLYGFFGGYGVQPCTWYDGMLFYSKDDDGNVVWDGTRPEVKEGLQLLQDLYIEGAIARDFPTMDGVKVMEDLNGGKAGMVFGVRGLPMWAINKTILNDPKAEWYAMNMPTKDGSHAPIFAFQPVNTGYAISKKCKHPEAVIKMLNIATAMTDPESPMFNPDFRDTTVSGPSIIGITNPSYERVSNESLFEALEKKDKTNIDKYMVDNYDKVMEYIDTKDPELWRFWNAYYPEEGHAWYLTFGLNKPDMLKKNEWWALPTDSMLSYLPIYKKLAEETMTKIITNNAPVSDWDKMVDEWNELGGDKITEEVQNALK, encoded by the coding sequence ATGGGTAGAAAATTTTTTACTAAAATGATCTCACTAGTTCTTATTACTTGCATGATGGTTACTTTATTTGCTGGTTGTAAAAAAGAAGAAGGTAAAGAAACTGTCAAAGAGGATACTGACAACAAAAAGGTAACAGAGGAAATTGATCCTTTTGGTAAGTATGAAGAACCAGTTACTATTACAGCAGCTATAAGAACTGCTGGGACTAACCAAATTCCTTTTGAAGGGTCAATGTGGGATAAAAAGTTCAAGGAGTATGGTATTAATGTAGAAATTGCTTGGTCAGCGGATGCAAGTCAATTCGATAATAGATTAAACACGTCGATAGCGTCAGGAGACATACCTGATATCTTACCAGGTATATCAGCTCAACCTATGTCTACACTTGTTAGAGGCGATATGGTATATGATGTGAGTAAAGTATTTGATTATCTATCAACAACTAATAAAAAATGGTTAACAACAGGGGCTGGAGCAGATGCATTAGATAGTGTAACCATTGATGGTAAAGTATGTATTATACCAACTAATGTAACTGATCTTATAAACAATTGTTTTCCTCTTTTTGTAAGGAAAGACTGGCTTGACAATCTAGGGTTAGAAATACCTAAAACAATTGATGACTTCAAAAACGTAGCATTAGAATTCACCAAAAATGATCCTGATAAAAATAACAAGAATGATACATATGGATTAACAATAATGGGACAAACCAATCTAATAATGGACTGGGGTGGATTATATGGCTTCTTTGGTGGCTATGGTGTCCAACCTTGTACTTGGTATGATGGTATGTTGTTCTATTCTAAGGATGATGATGGAAATGTAGTGTGGGATGGAACAAGACCAGAAGTTAAAGAGGGATTACAATTACTTCAAGACCTATATATTGAAGGAGCTATTGCTAGAGATTTCCCAACTATGGATGGGGTAAAAGTTATGGAAGATTTGAATGGCGGAAAAGCTGGTATGGTATTCGGTGTTAGAGGACTTCCTATGTGGGCAATCAACAAAACTATACTTAATGATCCAAAAGCAGAATGGTATGCAATGAATATGCCAACAAAAGATGGTTCTCATGCTCCAATCTTTGCATTTCAACCAGTTAATACAGGATATGCTATATCAAAAAAATGTAAGCATCCTGAAGCAGTAATTAAAATGTTAAATATTGCTACTGCAATGACTGATCCTGAAAGTCCTATGTTTAATCCAGATTTCAGAGATACTACTGTATCTGGTCCATCAATAATTGGTATAACTAATCCATCATATGAAAGAGTATCTAATGAAAGTTTATTTGAAGCATTGGAAAAGAAAGATAAAACAAATATAGATAAATATATGGTAGATAATTATGATAAAGTAATGGAATATATTGATACAAAAGATCCAGAGTTATGGAGATTCTGGAATGCATATTATCCAGAAGAAGGTCATGCGTGGTATTTAACATTTGGTCTTAACAAGCCAGATATGCTTAAGAAAAATGAATGGTGGGCTTTACCAACAGATTCAATGTTATCATATCTGCCAATTTACAAGAAGCTCGCTGAAGAAACTATGACTAAGATAATAACCAATAATGCACCTGTTAGTGATTGGGATAAGATGGTTGATGAATGGAACGAATTAGGCGGGGATAAAATTACTGAAGAGGTACAAAATGCATTAAAATAA
- a CDS encoding ABC transporter permease — MIGQKINANRFSHRSNYSQSKFKKQLPLHMMMLIPVILVIIYCYGPMLGILISFQDYVPSTKGFFYSLINGKWIGLDMFKYIFKMPDFPSIVWNTFFIATMKIVAKIIFPLIFALLLNEVKRSWFKKSVQTITFLPYFLSWVILGGILLEIFSPRTGIVNQIIGCFGMEAKYFFGDPKTFPYMLVLTDLWKDIGFNTIILLAALTSIDPTLYEAAAIDGAGRLKQTLHITLPGISSIVVLIAILGLGNIMNAGFDQIFVLYGPSVYSTGDIIDTYTYRMGINNGQFSLATAVGLFKSVVSFVMLTISYWIANKYSDYRIF; from the coding sequence TTGATAGGACAAAAAATAAATGCAAACAGATTCTCTCACAGATCAAATTATTCTCAGAGTAAATTCAAGAAACAATTACCCTTACACATGATGATGCTTATTCCAGTGATACTAGTAATTATATATTGTTATGGTCCTATGTTAGGTATATTAATATCATTTCAAGATTATGTACCATCTACTAAAGGTTTCTTTTACTCACTTATAAATGGAAAGTGGATAGGACTTGATATGTTTAAATATATCTTCAAGATGCCTGATTTTCCATCTATAGTTTGGAACACTTTTTTTATTGCTACAATGAAAATAGTTGCAAAGATAATATTCCCTTTGATATTTGCTCTACTGCTCAATGAAGTTAAAAGAAGTTGGTTCAAGAAATCAGTACAAACTATAACATTTTTACCTTATTTCTTGTCATGGGTTATATTGGGAGGTATTTTATTAGAGATTTTTTCACCACGTACGGGTATTGTAAATCAAATAATTGGTTGTTTTGGGATGGAAGCCAAATATTTCTTTGGTGACCCAAAAACATTTCCTTATATGCTTGTTCTTACTGATCTTTGGAAGGATATAGGTTTTAATACTATAATTTTGTTAGCAGCGCTGACTTCAATAGATCCAACATTGTATGAAGCAGCAGCAATTGATGGGGCAGGCAGGTTGAAACAGACTCTGCATATAACTCTTCCAGGTATTTCAAGTATCGTTGTATTGATAGCTATATTAGGATTGGGAAATATCATGAATGCTGGTTTTGATCAAATATTTGTTTTGTATGGTCCATCAGTATATTCAACAGGTGATATTATTGATACTTATACGTATAGAATGGGGATAAACAATGGACAATTCTCGTTAGCAACTGCGGTAGGATTATTCAAATCAGTAGTATCATTTGTGATGTTGACAATTTCTTATTGGATTGCAAACAAATATAGTGATTACAGAATATTTTAA
- a CDS encoding carbohydrate ABC transporter permease: MKQKTKNDILMGNSTSRKVFVTINTILLITITFITILPIIHIISLSFSSTQAAEGGLVGLLPVQFSLKAYESILGKTSFYKALMISVKRVLIGVPFSLLCTILVAYPLSKEKNKFSARKVYVWFFIITMLFNGGLIPTYIIVKSTGIMNKIWALILPSAVSVFNILILMNFFRELPKELEEAALIDGAGHTSILTKIYLPLAKPALATLVLFIFVFHWNSWFDGLMYINNIEKIPLQTYLQQILTMPDTRFMSADQLQELGNASRRTNNAAQIIISTIPIMIIYPFLQKYYTTGLVLGSVKS, from the coding sequence ATGAAGCAGAAAACAAAGAATGATATATTGATGGGAAATTCTACTTCACGTAAAGTGTTTGTAACTATAAATACTATATTGCTAATAACAATAACTTTTATAACAATACTTCCCATAATACATATAATATCATTATCTTTTAGTTCAACACAAGCGGCAGAAGGTGGTCTTGTAGGTTTACTTCCTGTTCAGTTTTCACTTAAGGCCTATGAATCAATATTAGGTAAAACCAGTTTCTATAAAGCATTGATGATATCTGTAAAACGTGTACTTATAGGGGTTCCTTTTAGTTTGTTATGTACTATTTTAGTGGCTTATCCTCTATCAAAGGAAAAGAATAAATTTTCAGCGAGAAAAGTTTATGTTTGGTTTTTCATTATAACAATGTTATTTAATGGTGGTTTGATACCAACTTATATAATTGTAAAATCCACTGGAATAATGAATAAGATTTGGGCTCTAATTCTACCAAGTGCAGTATCAGTCTTTAATATATTGATATTGATGAACTTTTTTAGAGAATTGCCAAAAGAATTAGAAGAAGCAGCACTCATTGATGGAGCAGGTCATACGTCTATACTTACTAAGATATACTTACCTCTTGCAAAACCTGCTCTAGCTACATTAGTATTGTTTATATTTGTATTTCATTGGAATTCATGGTTCGATGGCTTGATGTACATTAATAATATAGAGAAGATACCATTACAAACTTATTTACAACAAATATTGACTATGCCAGATACCAGATTCATGTCTGCTGATCAATTACAAGAATTAGGTAATGCAAGTAGAAGAACCAATAATGCTGCACAGATAATTATTTCAACTATTCCTATTATGATTATATATCCGTTCTTACAAAAATATTATACAACAGGACTTGTTTTGGGAAGCGTAAAATCATAA
- a CDS encoding type II toxin-antitoxin system Phd/YefM family antitoxin, which yields MVVNSTDIKTNFGKYLDLVQKEDIVITRNKKPVAILTKYSKYRDIIKDGSGDYIYDNSEITYDEFIEVYKNTDGRFEYLDGVVYQLIPPSHTHQHIISCIIGEFHTYFKDKKCKPYVGPYDIYFNNSPTKDIVQPDIFVMCDHENIRSDRYFGIPDLIVEVTSPSTRNNDLVKKLNLYLQSGIKEYVIFDTKNKNVVQWNFNNKQVQKCNTIDKTGVYRSNIFDGLEISLSMIF from the coding sequence ATGGTAGTTAATTCTACAGATATTAAAACTAATTTTGGCAAATATCTTGACCTTGTACAAAAAGAAGATATAGTAATTACAAGAAACAAAAAACCTGTCGCCATACTAACAAAATATTCCAAGTATAGAGATATAATAAAAGATGGTAGTGGCGACTATATATATGATAACTCGGAAATTACATACGATGAATTTATTGAAGTATACAAAAACACTGATGGAAGGTTTGAATATCTTGATGGAGTCGTTTATCAACTGATTCCACCTAGCCATACACATCAGCATATTATATCCTGTATAATTGGTGAGTTTCATACTTATTTCAAAGATAAGAAATGCAAGCCTTATGTAGGACCATATGATATATATTTTAATAATTCTCCAACAAAAGATATTGTACAACCAGATATATTCGTTATGTGTGACCATGAAAATATACGAAGTGACAGATATTTCGGAATACCTGATTTGATTGTTGAAGTTACTTCTCCATCTACAAGAAACAATGATTTGGTGAAAAAGCTCAATCTATATTTACAATCAGGAATTAAAGAGTATGTTATCTTTGATACCAAAAATAAAAACGTTGTTCAATGGAATTTCAATAATAAGCAAGTTCAAAAATGTAATACAATAGATAAAACTGGTGTATATAGGTCAAATATCTTTGATGGGTTAGAAATCAGCCTATCTATGATCTTTTAA